From the genome of Streptomyces sp. JH34:
CATGTCAAGGAGCTCCTGGACCGCTGCCGTACGGCGGAGGAGCTGGTCCGGACGCTCACGGGGGCCTGAAAGGCGTCCAGGCTGGGAATCAATCAGATGACCTGCGGACGTTGAGGAAAGTAGCGGGCCGATGTCGGACCCCGTGGGTAGGGTCTGATCAAGTGCTTCGAACCGAGCGGGGTGAGCTAGATGGCGACCAAGGACACCGGCGGCGGACAGCAGAAGGCGACACGTTCCACCGAGGGGACCGAGGAGCAGGCGCAGGACGCGCAGGCCTCCGAGGACCTCGCGGAGCGACAGGAGAAGCTCAGCGACGACGTCGACGACGTCCTCGACGAGATCGACGACGTACTCGAGTCCAATGCCGAGGATTTCGTACGCTCGTTCGTCCAAAAGGGCGGCGAGTAGCACCCGGCCAGGACCGCCGGCCGACGCCTCCGGGCCGTCGGCCGGCGCTCTTCGAGGGATGTCCCCGTCGTGCACGGGCGTCCCGCGGAGGGCGCTTCCGTAGCCGGGATCATGTTGATCACCGTCACAGTGCGGGTAGGGTCCGTGGCGTAGTGCTTCAACTGCAATTCGGCCATCGGCAAGTTGGGGATGATCCTGACTCCTTGCGCAGGGCCATCGCATACCTGGAGGGAAACGCGTGGAAGCCAACACTCGTAGCACCGGGCGTCTACCAGCTGCCTTCCTGACGCCGGGTTCGTCGTCGTTCATGGACTTCCTGTCCGACCACTCACCCGAGATCCTTCCCGGCAACCGCAGCCTGCCGCCGCTGCAGGGCGCCGTCGAGGCGCCGCACGGCACGACCATCGTCGCGGCCAGCTTCCCCGGCGGCGTCGTGCTCGCCGGTGACCGGCGGGCGACCATGGGGAACATGATCGCGCAGCGCGACATCGAGAAGGTGTTCCCGGCCGACGAGTACTCGGCGGTCGGGATCGCCGGCACTGCGGGTCTCGCCGTGGAGATGGTCAAGCTGTTCCAGCTGGAGCTGGAGCACTTCGAGAAGGTCGAGGGCGCCACCCTCTCCCTCGAGGGCAAGGCCAACCGGCTCTCCACGATGATCCGCAGCAATCTGGCGATGGCCATGCAGGGTCTGGCGGTCGTCCCGCTCTTCGCCGGGTACGACGTCGACCGTGAGAAGGGCCGGATCTTCTCCTACGACGTCACAGGCGGGCGTTCCGAGGAGCACGGCTACGCGTCCACCGGCTCGGGTTCCGTCTTCGCCCGCGGGTCGATGAAGAAGCTGTACCGCGACGACCTGACGGAGGAGCAGACGCTCACCCTGGTCGTGCAGGCGCTGTACGACGCCGCCGACGACGACTCGGCGACCGGTGGCCCGGACGTGGCCCGCCGGATCTATCCGATCGTCACCGTCATCACCGACGAGGGCTTCCGCAAGCTGGACGACACGGAATCCTCGGAGATCGCGCGAGCGATCCTGGAGCGCCGGCTCGAGCAGCCCGACGGCCCCCGTGCCGCGCTGCTCTGACCGGTCCGATGCTTCTCCGATGCACTCGTCACTGACAGAAAGGGACGGATAGCCGGTGTCGACGCCGTTCTATGTCTCACCTCAGCAGGCCATGGCCGACCGGGCGGAATACGCCCGGAAGGGCATCGCCCGTGGTCGCAGCCTGGTCGTGCTGCAGTACGCCGACGGCATTGTGTTCGTCGGCGAGAACCCGTCCCGCGCGCTGCACAAGTTCAGCGAGATCTACGACCGGATCGGCTTCGCCGCCGCCGGCAAGTACAACGAGTACGAGAACCTCCGGATCGGCGGCGTCCGTTACGCCGATCTGCGCGGTTACACCTACGACCGTGACGACGTCACGGCCCGTGGGCTGGCCAACGTCTACGCGCAGACGCTGGGCACCATCTTCTCCAGTGCGGCCGAGAAGCCGTACGAGGTGGAACTGGTGGTCGCCGAGGTCGGCGCGGGGCCCGAGGGCGACCAGATCTACCGGCTGCCGCACGACGGCTCGATCGTCGACGAGCACGGCTCGGTAGCGGTCGGCGGGAACGCCGAGCAGATCAGTAACTTCCTCGACCAGCGCCACCGCGACGGGATGTCCCTCGCCGAGGCGCTCAAGCTGGCCGTGCAGGCGTTGTCGCGCGAGGCCAACGGCAACGAGCGGGAGATCCCGGCCGAGCGGCTCGAGGTCGCGGTCCTGGACCGGACGAGGCCGCAGCAGCGCAAGTTCAAGCGGATCGTCGGCCGCCAGCTGACCAGGCTGCTGGACGCGGACGGCGCGGGGGCGACCCCGACGGACGCGCCGTCCGACGCCGAGGACGCGGAGGACGGCGGAACCTCGGCCGGCGGCGCCGACACCCCCGCGAAGGGCACCGACGCCTCCGACGAGGGAACG
Proteins encoded in this window:
- the prcA gene encoding proteasome subunit alpha, coding for MSTPFYVSPQQAMADRAEYARKGIARGRSLVVLQYADGIVFVGENPSRALHKFSEIYDRIGFAAAGKYNEYENLRIGGVRYADLRGYTYDRDDVTARGLANVYAQTLGTIFSSAAEKPYEVELVVAEVGAGPEGDQIYRLPHDGSIVDEHGSVAVGGNAEQISNFLDQRHRDGMSLAEALKLAVQALSREANGNEREIPAERLEVAVLDRTRPQQRKFKRIVGRQLTRLLDADGAGATPTDAPSDAEDAEDGGTSAGGADTPAKGTDASDEGTKE
- a CDS encoding ubiquitin-like protein Pup, giving the protein MATKDTGGGQQKATRSTEGTEEQAQDAQASEDLAERQEKLSDDVDDVLDEIDDVLESNAEDFVRSFVQKGGE
- the prcB gene encoding proteasome subunit beta; its protein translation is MEANTRSTGRLPAAFLTPGSSSFMDFLSDHSPEILPGNRSLPPLQGAVEAPHGTTIVAASFPGGVVLAGDRRATMGNMIAQRDIEKVFPADEYSAVGIAGTAGLAVEMVKLFQLELEHFEKVEGATLSLEGKANRLSTMIRSNLAMAMQGLAVVPLFAGYDVDREKGRIFSYDVTGGRSEEHGYASTGSGSVFARGSMKKLYRDDLTEEQTLTLVVQALYDAADDDSATGGPDVARRIYPIVTVITDEGFRKLDDTESSEIARAILERRLEQPDGPRAALL